In Gemmatimonadota bacterium, the DNA window AGGCGTAGGATCCCTCGGCCTCGGCCACCAGGGCCTTCTTCTCGACCTGCAGTACGTTCTCCTGTATCGCGATCACCAGGTTCACCGTGGTGAACATGCCCGGTCTCAGCGTGCCCATCCGATCCCGGATTTCCACCGTGACCTTGACCGTGCCGCTCTCGGGATCCACGATGGGACTGATCAGGGAGACCCGGCCCGTGTGAGTCTGGTCCGACCCTTCCACGTTGATGCGCACCGACTGTCCCGGCCGGACCTGTCCGATGTCCTTCTCGGGCACGTAAATACGGGCGAGCAGTGGATCGAGGTCCGCCGTACGGAATACCACGTCATTCGCGTTCACCAGGTTGCCCACCTCCATCAGCCGCTCCGTGACGATGCCGGAGAATGGACTGCGGATCGTGGCGTACTCCAGTTGAAGTTTCGCCGACTCGTACTGGGTTGCGGCAGCCTCGTACTGGAACTTGGTCTGTTCGAATTCCTGGCTGCTGAGCAGCTCCTGCTCCACCAGTTCCTGTGACCGATTGTAGTTCGATTCCAGGCTGTTCATGTTCACTTCCCGCTCCCTGAGCGTCAGTTCCAGGGCGTCGGTGTCGAGCTGGGCCAGCGGCTGCCCCTCGGTCACGCGGTCTCCCTCCTCGACCAGGATGGTCTCTACAAGCCCCTGCGTGCGCGAGACCACGTCCACGTGCCGCTCCGCCTCGAGCGACGTGTAGGTCAGCAGCGTCGCGGCGATGTTGCCGCGGCCCACGGTCTTCACCTCGACCGGTATGGATGCGCCGGTGCGCGCCATGGCGCCCATGCCGGGCCGGCCGCCGCGCTGACTCTGCGCCGCGTCTTCCGACTCCTCTTCACCGCCGCCGCAGGCGAGGGCGCCTGCCATCACCAGTACAACCGGCCAGTACGCCAGTTTACTTATCCCAAGCCGCTTGAACATGAACCACTCCTCCGATGGTAAGAACCTTGCAATCCGGTTTCAAAATCTTCACTGGCTGACCCGCGGGCTATTGCCGGACGCCCTGCAGGTTTTCCCGGGCGTTCCCGCGGCCAGCCCTGTTACCTTCGACGGTATCCGCTTCGGAACCGTTCCTTGATCATCGTAAAAAACTCCGTCTGCTGTTCCGGGGTCAGCACTTCTTTGTGTGCCACGATATAGTCGAAGACGATGGCTTCCCGCTCCGCCTGGAGCGAATCCATCTGCGCCTTGACCCGGTCGACCTCCCCGCGGTCGGCATCCGGTGCCATGAGCAGATCG includes these proteins:
- a CDS encoding efflux RND transporter periplasmic adaptor subunit codes for the protein MFKRLGISKLAYWPVVLVMAGALACGGGEEESEDAAQSQRGGRPGMGAMARTGASIPVEVKTVGRGNIAATLLTYTSLEAERHVDVVSRTQGLVETILVEEGDRVTEGQPLAQLDTDALELTLREREVNMNSLESNYNRSQELVEQELLSSQEFEQTKFQYEAAATQYESAKLQLEYATIRSPFSGIVTERLMEVGNLVNANDVVFRTADLDPLLARIYVPEKDIGQVRPGQSVRINVEGSDQTHTGRVSLISPIVDPESGTVKVTVEIRDRMGTLRPGMFTTVNLVIAIQENVLQVEKKALVAEAEGSYAFLFQDGTAEKRLLEIGISEGDYVEVLSGLSDGDSIITVGQEGLRNGAPVRIAGQIPPAAEGMGGGPAGMGGRPEGSNGGTGGRPAAQEGTGDRPTDMGRSADEATQTPAAQSATEGGGRQGGMGGRMMAMDLDQMKERMFQNPDIKAAYDKQVEEDPSFAEDEERQRTFLIQQMRQMRAQRGGGPPR